The genomic segment ATCGATTTATTTTTTTGTGCTTGGATTTTTACGAATTGTTTGAACATACTTGATGACAAAATAAAGAAGGGGATAAACTTTAAAAACACCCTTTAGGTTAAAATTTAAATGCGTTTACCCTGTAGAATAAGAATCGAATTGTTCTTCGAGTAAGTTCATCTCATTATTACTATCATTCTTTTTTAAATAGTATCTCTATTTTAAAACATCTTCTATAACTCTCATTTCTTCTTTCCACATTTCCTCTTGAACTTCTATCATACGGAATCTAGTTTTTGCAACTATTAATTCAAATGTGACTCTTGCGCTCTCTTTCACTTTAGGAGAAACATCTCCTTTTTGAACAATTTTATTACACCAATATAAAGGTACAATAGGAGGCGTTGCAACATTTGATGATATTTTTATTAATTCAAATATGGCCTTTGTTTCACCTTCTTTAGCTTTTAAAAAAAGATCGGGAGATAGCTTTTTCCCATATTTCTCAATTATTGGCCAATCTGATTCTTCATAGTATTGACTAAAAGATTCAGAAGTCGGAAAATCTTCCATTTCTTTTTTATCAGCACCATACATATTTGTATTTATTAATAATAAACTTATCATACATATAAATATCTTTTTCATAACAGTCCTTGTAGGGTATATTATTTAATAAATTAGACACAACTTTATACTATAGAATTAAAACTTTCAACCTTAAGATACGAAAGTTATGCAATTACAAAACAAAAATATAGGCATTTGGGGTTTTGGCTCAGTTGGCAAATCAGCTTTATCCTTCTTATCAGACTTAGGCAATACTTGCCAAATAATGGATAATCGTACATTGAATGATAATGAAACTGAACTTATAAACAGCTATAATGCTTCATTTTTATCCCAAAACAGCATTGAAGCCTTTTTTAACAATAATGATTATATTTTAGCAAGCCCCGGAATTGATATCACTCAATATAAAACTAAAGCAACATTTATCTGCGAACTTGATATCTTTTGCCAATTTTGGCACAAACCGATTATCGCCATCACCGGAACAGTGGGAAAAACTACCATAACGACTATTTTAGGTGATCTGCTAAACAAAAAAATGGATGCACTCGTGGGCGGCAATATTGGTACACCAATGTTAGACTTAATACACAAACAAAAAAAAGCTGATTTGATAGTTTTAGAACTCTCAAGCTGGCAGCTTGAACATGTACAACAGTTTAAACCTGACATTGCACTCATCACCAACATATATCCAAATCATCTGGATCGTCATATTACCATACAACATTATATACAAGCAAAACTCAATATATGCATCAACCAAACTGAACAGCAAGTTACTATTTTGCCATCAGTATTAAAATCGACAATTAAACAATACGGTACACAATCAAAAAAAATATGGATTTCAGATAAAACAGATAATAAAATAGATACAATCAAACTCCCCACCTGCACCTTTGCTCAAAACTGGTTTTTTATTATTGAAGTTTTAAAGCAGTTAAATCTACCTATATCATTAATTGATAATTATAAAATACAAATTGAGCATCGATTAGAATATATTAACACATGGAATGAAATTTCATTTTATAATGATTCAAAATCAACAACACCCGCATCAACTTTAGCAGCATTGCAACAGTTTGATCCTACAAAAACAATTCTTTTTTTAGGCGGCTTGAGCAAAGGAATAGACAGATCATTTTTTATTAAACAATTACCGCGTAAGTTATGTTATGTCATCTGCTTTGGACAAGAATCCGAACATTTAAAACAGTTGTGTAATTTAAACAACATTCCTTCAACAGCTTATGATAATTTAAATTTCGCATTCAAACATAGTATATCAATTGCAAAACCGGGAAACATCATATTGTTTTCTCCGGCAGGTTCAAGTTTTGATCTCTATGAAAATTACCAAAAAAGAGGTAACCACTTTAAACAGTTAGTTACTTATCCATATGAATAATCAACTTAAAAAAATCTATTGACTCAATCAATATAGGTTTCCTACCATTAAAGCAAAAAATATAATTATGTATATTCACAAAAAAACACCTGTTTTCACTTGCATTTCACTGTATATTGCCATTATATTTCTGCTCATTGTTGTTGGCACTATTTTCATTTATTCAGCAAGTTCAGTATATGCATTAGAAAAGTTGGGCTCGGGACATTATTTTGTAAAAAAACATATGTTTGGCATTATGCTTGGCATTGCAAGTTTACTTATAACCATACATATACCACTAAAATTCATAAGAAAAATAATCCCCACTATTTTCATTACAACCTTATGCATGACAGCAATGACACTCATACCGCTTTTCTCTCGCACTATACATGGCTCAAGCCGCTGGCTCAATCTTGGTATCGTTGTTTTTCAACCAAGCGAACTGCTCAAATATGCATTTATTGTATACCTTGCACATTTTTTTGCTAAAAAAAATAAACGTACCACAGAACTTTCAGTCTATATGCCATTTTTATCTATTTTAGCTATCACCGGCTTTATTCTTTTATTACAACCTGACTTTGGCATGACAGTTACGTTATGCTTAACCGGTATTATGCTTGCGTTTATTGCCGGAGTACAAACAAAACATTTAATCAGAACATTACTCGCATTGATGCCGATTGCATTATTATTAGTTTACCTTAAACCATACCGCATCAAACGTGTATTAACTTTCTTAAACCCATGGGCCGATCCACAAGGGTCCGGATTTCAGATCATTCAATCATTCATTGCAATCGGATCGGGTAATATTTGCGGTGTTGGTATCGGACAATCAAAACAGAAATTTTTTTATCTACCCATGCAACATACCGATTTTATTTTTTCTATCATTGCAGAAGAGACCGGATTTATTGGAGCAACAATAGTAATTTTACTATTCACTTTTTTTCTTTACACCGGTTTGCGTCTTGCATTTTTACAAGATGATCTTTTCGGACGCTATGTTATATGCGGATTTGTTATATTGCTTTCATTACAAGCGCTCATTAATATCGCAGTTGCCACAGGATTAGTGCCAACAAAGGGTATTGGATTACCCTTTATTAGTTACGGCAACAGTTCACTCGTTACCACATTGGCAATGATCGGTCTTATTATAAATATAACAAAAAAACAAAACTAAATTTGATCATCTACGCGAGCTCCTTTAAACTAAGCTTTAATACAACATCTTTAAAAGTAAGGAACTTATCTATGCTACAACAGCAAAAAAATGCAAAACATATTCCTATGGATCAACAAGAAAAAAATACAATAGATCCACTTGGTGATGGCATCAGTAGTGTTACTTTAATTCGCGCATCAGGATCTGATATTGATGTAGCAAATGCTGCACGTGTCTCCTATGGAAAAGTTACTCATGAAATAACTGATCGTGATATAAAATTGATTACATTTTTAATGAATCACAATCACACAAGCCCCTTTGAACACAATCAACTTTCATTCCGTATCAAATGCCCATTGTATATTGCACGTCAATGGATGCGCCATCGTATGAACTCGTATAATGAAATAAGTTATCGCTATGTAAAAGCAAAAGATGAATTTTATATGCCACCAAAATGGCGTGCACCGGATGAAGTTAACAAACAAGGTTCAGTGGGTGGATTTAAAGATGAACAACTTGAACAAAAATATAAAGATGCAATTGAACAATCAATGAAAACATATGAAGCTTTGCTAGAAGCCGGTGTTTGTCGTGAACAAGCGCGTGGTTTATTGCCATTATGCACTTACACTGAATTTATTTTCACGTGTAACTTACATTCATTGTGCCACTTTTTGAAATTACGTCTTGGCCAAGGAGCACAACATGAAATTCAAAGCTATGCTCAAGCATTACTGAAATTAGCATTACCATCTTTTCCTGTTTCACTTGGTGCATGGAAAAATAAATATATGCCTGAATTAGATTTAAAACTTGAAAACCTTGAAACTGTACTCGGTGATGATGCACAATAATAAATAAAAGGTATTGGGTCATGATAAAAATCTATATCTGTCTTCTTATGCAGTTATTATGTATTTCACCTGCATATTCTATGAGC from the Candidatus Dependentiae bacterium genome contains:
- the murD gene encoding UDP-N-acetylmuramoyl-L-alanine--D-glutamate ligase; the protein is MQLQNKNIGIWGFGSVGKSALSFLSDLGNTCQIMDNRTLNDNETELINSYNASFLSQNSIEAFFNNNDYILASPGIDITQYKTKATFICELDIFCQFWHKPIIAITGTVGKTTITTILGDLLNKKMDALVGGNIGTPMLDLIHKQKKADLIVLELSSWQLEHVQQFKPDIALITNIYPNHLDRHITIQHYIQAKLNICINQTEQQVTILPSVLKSTIKQYGTQSKKIWISDKTDNKIDTIKLPTCTFAQNWFFIIEVLKQLNLPISLIDNYKIQIEHRLEYINTWNEISFYNDSKSTTPASTLAALQQFDPTKTILFLGGLSKGIDRSFFIKQLPRKLCYVICFGQESEHLKQLCNLNNIPSTAYDNLNFAFKHSISIAKPGNIILFSPAGSSFDLYENYQKRGNHFKQLVTYPYE
- the ftsW gene encoding putative lipid II flippase FtsW, giving the protein MYIHKKTPVFTCISLYIAIIFLLIVVGTIFIYSASSVYALEKLGSGHYFVKKHMFGIMLGIASLLITIHIPLKFIRKIIPTIFITTLCMTAMTLIPLFSRTIHGSSRWLNLGIVVFQPSELLKYAFIVYLAHFFAKKNKRTTELSVYMPFLSILAITGFILLLQPDFGMTVTLCLTGIMLAFIAGVQTKHLIRTLLALMPIALLLVYLKPYRIKRVLTFLNPWADPQGSGFQIIQSFIAIGSGNICGVGIGQSKQKFFYLPMQHTDFIFSIIAEETGFIGATIVILLFTFFLYTGLRLAFLQDDLFGRYVICGFVILLSLQALINIAVATGLVPTKGIGLPFISYGNSSLVTTLAMIGLIINITKKQN
- the thyX gene encoding FAD-dependent thymidylate synthase; this encodes MLQQQKNAKHIPMDQQEKNTIDPLGDGISSVTLIRASGSDIDVANAARVSYGKVTHEITDRDIKLITFLMNHNHTSPFEHNQLSFRIKCPLYIARQWMRHRMNSYNEISYRYVKAKDEFYMPPKWRAPDEVNKQGSVGGFKDEQLEQKYKDAIEQSMKTYEALLEAGVCREQARGLLPLCTYTEFIFTCNLHSLCHFLKLRLGQGAQHEIQSYAQALLKLALPSFPVSLGAWKNKYMPELDLKLENLETVLGDDAQ